A genomic region of Azoarcus sp. KH32C contains the following coding sequences:
- a CDS encoding MerR family transcriptional regulator: MNNLTIGALARAAGVGVETVRYYQRRGLLPEPQSRKGAFRTYGGDELARLHFIRRAQALGFSLDEISELLDLDEMTDRENARVFAKAKIADIESRVRQLEEIRTALESLVRCCEHSDAETPCPILHALATPQPPLQPAQAAAKRASRKTHR; this comes from the coding sequence ATGAACAATCTGACGATCGGTGCCTTGGCGCGCGCCGCTGGAGTCGGCGTCGAAACGGTCCGCTATTACCAGCGCCGAGGTCTGCTACCGGAACCGCAGTCGCGCAAGGGAGCGTTTCGGACCTACGGCGGCGACGAGTTGGCGCGCCTGCACTTCATCCGGCGCGCACAGGCGCTCGGCTTCAGCCTCGACGAAATCTCCGAATTGCTGGATCTCGACGAAATGACGGACCGCGAAAACGCGCGCGTGTTCGCGAAGGCGAAGATTGCCGACATCGAATCGCGCGTCCGCCAGCTGGAAGAAATCCGGACTGCGCTCGAGAGCCTCGTCAGATGCTGCGAACACTCGGATGCAGAAACGCCCTGCCCGATCCTGCATGCCCTTGCGACACCCCAGCCCCCGTTACAACCTGCGCAAGCTGCGGCCAAACGCGCGAGCCGCAAGACGCACCGCTGA
- a CDS encoding sulfite exporter TauE/SafE family protein: MPETGYVAAFLIGLLGGTHCVSMCGGIVGALTVNLPGRGRAQWPIHLAYNVGRVVTYTVLGGLLGALGTVGLLFNNFLPVQLGLYVLANLMLVALGLYLTGFTRLLTPIERAGMHLWRHVQPFTARFLPARSVRQALPLGLLWGLLPCGLVYSALTTALVTGSAGRGAGLMLAFGLGTLPNLMLAGMLFKRFRDVTRNGRVRLAAGLLVLGFGVFGLFNAPTLGGALWRGVVCEV; encoded by the coding sequence ATGCCTGAAACCGGCTACGTCGCAGCTTTTCTGATCGGCCTCCTCGGAGGGACGCACTGCGTAAGCATGTGCGGCGGCATTGTCGGGGCGCTCACCGTGAATCTTCCGGGGCGTGGCCGAGCTCAATGGCCGATTCATCTCGCGTACAACGTCGGTCGTGTCGTGACTTACACGGTGCTCGGCGGATTGTTGGGAGCGCTGGGAACGGTCGGCTTGTTGTTCAATAACTTCCTGCCGGTGCAGTTGGGCCTCTATGTGCTCGCGAACCTGATGCTCGTTGCGCTGGGCCTGTATCTGACTGGTTTTACGCGGCTGCTGACCCCGATTGAGCGCGCTGGAATGCATCTGTGGCGCCATGTCCAGCCTTTTACGGCACGCTTCCTTCCCGCACGCTCGGTGCGCCAGGCTCTGCCCTTGGGCTTGCTGTGGGGCCTCCTTCCCTGCGGTCTCGTGTACAGCGCGCTGACGACTGCGTTGGTGACCGGGTCTGCGGGCCGCGGCGCTGGACTGATGCTGGCCTTCGGTCTGGGTACGTTACCGAATCTGATGTTGGCGGGGATGTTGTTCAAGCGTTTCCGCGACGTCACGCGCAACGGCAGGGTGCGCCTCGCGGCGGGTCTGCTCGTCCTCGGGTTTGGCGTTTTCGGGCTCTTCAACGCCCCGACGCTGGGTGGCGCCCTGTGGCGCGGCGTGGTCTGCGAGGTGTGA
- the hemN gene encoding oxygen-independent coproporphyrinogen III oxidase codes for MTSQKDLVFDQQLIRRFDINGPRYTSYPTADRFVEAFDARALRDWLAQRGVGGVSKPLSLYFHIPFCNTICYYCACNKIITKDHARSAKYLKYLEKEMDLVAASLGGSRQVTQLHLGGGTPTFLSHDEMRELMESVRKRFTLVPNGEYSIEVDPRKVDFETVKLLADLGFNRMSVGVQDFNEDVQAAVNRIQSFDETKLVIDSARATGFKSISMDLIYGLPRQNMISFNRTLEQVLELSPDRISLYSYAHLPGLFKPQRRIAVEDMPTSDTKLQILQLAIRRLTEAGYVYIGMDHFAKPDDELTVAQRQGRLHRNFQGYSTQAECDLLAFGVSAIGKIGPVYSQNVKTLDEYYDILDRDELPVLRGIELTADDLLRRSIIQALMCHFELSIESFEIAHLIKFDEYFAEELQDLRAMEEAGLLKVSDKWISVLPPGRLLVRGIAMVFDRYLRADRERARYSRVI; via the coding sequence ATGACCAGTCAGAAAGATCTAGTCTTCGATCAGCAGTTGATTCGTCGCTTCGACATCAACGGGCCGCGTTACACCTCCTATCCGACGGCCGACCGCTTCGTGGAAGCGTTCGACGCACGTGCCTTGCGCGACTGGCTGGCTCAGCGCGGGGTCGGAGGGGTCAGTAAGCCGCTTTCATTATACTTCCACATCCCCTTCTGTAACACGATCTGCTACTACTGCGCGTGCAACAAGATCATCACCAAGGATCACGCACGCTCGGCGAAGTACCTCAAGTACCTCGAGAAGGAAATGGATCTCGTGGCGGCTTCGCTCGGCGGCAGCCGGCAGGTCACCCAGCTGCACCTGGGCGGTGGTACCCCGACCTTCCTGTCGCACGACGAAATGCGCGAGCTGATGGAGTCGGTGCGCAAGCGTTTCACGCTGGTGCCGAACGGCGAGTACTCGATCGAGGTCGATCCGCGAAAGGTCGATTTCGAAACCGTGAAGCTGCTCGCTGACCTCGGCTTCAACCGCATGAGCGTCGGGGTGCAGGATTTCAACGAGGATGTGCAGGCTGCGGTCAACCGCATCCAGAGCTTCGATGAAACCAAGCTCGTTATCGATTCGGCGCGTGCCACCGGCTTCAAGTCCATCAGCATGGACCTGATCTACGGTCTGCCGCGCCAGAACATGATCAGCTTCAATCGCACGCTGGAACAGGTGCTGGAGCTGTCGCCGGACCGTATTTCGCTGTACAGCTATGCGCACCTGCCGGGCTTGTTCAAGCCGCAGCGCCGCATCGCGGTCGAGGACATGCCGACGTCCGACACCAAGCTTCAGATCCTCCAGTTGGCGATTCGCCGGCTGACCGAGGCGGGTTACGTCTATATCGGCATGGACCACTTCGCGAAGCCCGACGACGAGCTCACCGTCGCGCAACGCCAGGGGCGGTTGCACCGCAATTTCCAGGGCTATTCGACGCAGGCCGAGTGCGATCTGCTTGCCTTCGGCGTGTCGGCGATCGGCAAGATCGGGCCGGTGTACTCGCAGAACGTGAAGACGCTCGACGAGTACTACGACATACTCGATCGCGACGAACTGCCGGTGCTGCGCGGCATCGAGCTGACGGCGGACGACCTGCTGCGCCGCTCGATCATCCAGGCGCTGATGTGCCATTTCGAGCTGTCGATCGAGTCCTTCGAAATCGCCCACCTGATCAAGTTCGACGAGTATTTCGCCGAGGAGCTTCAGGATCTGCGTGCGATGGAAGAGGCCGGACTGCTCAAGGTCAGCGACAAGTGGATCAGCGTGCTGCCTCCGGGGCGCTTGCTGGTGCGCGGCATCGCGATGGTCTTTGACCGCTACCTGCGTGCCGACCGCGAGCGGGCTCGTTACTCCCGCGTGATCTGA
- the fnr gene encoding fumarate/nitrate reduction transcriptional regulator Fnr has translation MKATVPITVAGLKVACSQCNLVELCLPFGMSENEIDRLDELVGARRKIKRQQHLYRAGDPFEAIYAIRTGSFKTDVLLEDGREQVTGFQMTGEIIGLDGISTEQHSCNAVALEDSEVCVIAYSKLEELSRVVEGLQLQFHKVMSREIVRDHGVMTLLGSMRAEERLAAFLLNMSQRFTARGFSAAEFHLRMTREEIGSYLGLKLETVSRAFSRFQEEGLIAVQQKHIRILDSAGLKKLIQHPHRS, from the coding sequence ATGAAGGCGACGGTGCCGATTACGGTTGCCGGTCTCAAGGTGGCATGCTCGCAATGCAACCTCGTCGAGTTGTGCCTGCCGTTCGGGATGTCGGAAAACGAAATCGACCGTCTCGACGAACTGGTCGGTGCGCGCCGCAAGATTAAGCGGCAGCAGCACCTGTATCGCGCAGGGGATCCGTTCGAGGCGATCTACGCGATCCGGACGGGTTCGTTCAAGACCGACGTGCTTCTCGAGGACGGGCGCGAGCAGGTCACCGGCTTCCAGATGACAGGCGAGATCATCGGATTGGATGGTATCAGCACCGAGCAGCACTCGTGCAACGCCGTGGCGCTGGAAGACAGCGAAGTCTGCGTGATCGCCTACAGCAAGCTGGAAGAACTCTCGCGGGTCGTCGAAGGCCTGCAGTTGCAGTTCCACAAGGTAATGAGCCGGGAGATCGTGCGCGATCACGGCGTCATGACGCTGCTCGGATCGATGCGCGCCGAAGAACGGCTTGCGGCCTTCCTGCTGAACATGTCGCAGCGCTTCACGGCGCGGGGCTTTTCGGCGGCCGAATTCCACCTGCGGATGACCCGGGAGGAAATCGGCTCCTATCTCGGACTCAAGCTGGAAACCGTTTCCCGTGCGTTCTCGCGCTTCCAGGAAGAAGGGCTGATTGCCGTTCAGCAGAAGCACATCCGCATCCTCGACAGCGCCGGCCTGAAGAAGCTGATCCAGCATCCTCACCGGAGTTGA
- a CDS encoding SirB2 family protein, with product MYLAVKHLHMFCAALSGCGFLLQGVWMMRRSPLANHRVTRTLPHVIDTVFLGSAIALATMSGQYPFLSPWVTAKVFGLVVYVLLGAVALRRGATMRIRVAAFAAAVVTFLWIVSVAVTKNPVGYLAFVAGS from the coding sequence ATGTATCTTGCCGTCAAGCACTTGCACATGTTCTGCGCCGCCCTGAGCGGCTGCGGCTTCCTGCTGCAGGGTGTGTGGATGATGCGTCGCAGCCCGTTGGCCAATCACAGGGTGACGCGTACTTTGCCGCACGTGATCGACACGGTGTTCCTCGGCAGCGCGATCGCGCTGGCGACGATGAGCGGGCAGTATCCCTTCCTTTCTCCCTGGGTGACCGCCAAGGTCTTTGGCCTGGTCGTCTACGTCCTGCTCGGGGCTGTCGCGTTGCGGCGCGGCGCGACGATGCGTATCCGTGTCGCAGCATTCGCTGCGGCCGTCGTGACCTTTCTGTGGATCGTGTCGGTTGCCGTTACCAAGAATCCGGTGGGCTATCTGGCGTTCGTCGCTGGTTCGTGA
- a CDS encoding NnrS family protein — MQRRNGNESGSERHIVFAAPHRSMFLSGAVMLLTAFTLWTVEIAARAGLAPSMPWTLPPVWMHALLVTCGMFPLFMFGFLLTAMPRWQAFDEIPQARWLGAWRLLAAGWVIAAIGMVVPGLLTAGLILVLAGWIGVLWVLWQVAHHGDLEALHARAICYAVTAGALAPLAWMGVAIGAGPIAARVAINAAVWWCLLPVFFSVCHRMIPFFSTGPIPGYQVVRPVWALWLVVGASVVHGGLSMAGASAFSWIVDLPAAVASLWLSRQWRLLSALKVPLLAMLHIGFLWLGIAWSLFAIQSTAALGGVQILGLAPLHALGVGFFGSVLMGMVSRVTLGHSGRKLTADRLTWGLFLTLELVAVTRVFAELVPAGWAPWAMLVSVLGWVGVFGSWAVRYVPIYLRPRADGRPG; from the coding sequence ATGCAGCGACGCAACGGCAACGAATCGGGAAGCGAGCGACATATTGTCTTCGCTGCGCCGCACCGCTCCATGTTCCTGTCCGGCGCGGTCATGCTGCTGACGGCCTTCACGCTTTGGACCGTCGAAATCGCGGCGCGTGCAGGACTGGCACCGTCGATGCCATGGACCCTTCCGCCCGTATGGATGCATGCGTTGCTGGTGACCTGTGGGATGTTCCCGCTTTTCATGTTCGGCTTCTTGCTGACGGCGATGCCACGTTGGCAGGCGTTCGACGAAATTCCGCAAGCTCGTTGGCTAGGCGCATGGCGTCTTCTTGCGGCGGGCTGGGTAATTGCCGCGATTGGAATGGTGGTGCCGGGACTGCTGACAGCGGGCCTCATACTGGTGCTGGCCGGGTGGATCGGCGTGCTATGGGTGTTGTGGCAGGTCGCCCATCACGGCGATCTGGAGGCTTTGCACGCGCGGGCGATCTGCTACGCAGTGACGGCGGGCGCGCTAGCGCCGCTGGCGTGGATGGGCGTCGCCATCGGGGCGGGTCCCATTGCGGCACGCGTGGCCATCAATGCAGCCGTCTGGTGGTGTCTGCTGCCGGTATTCTTCAGCGTGTGCCATCGCATGATTCCGTTCTTCTCGACAGGGCCGATCCCCGGATATCAGGTCGTGCGGCCGGTGTGGGCGCTCTGGCTCGTCGTCGGAGCGAGCGTCGTTCATGGTGGACTGTCGATGGCCGGGGCGTCTGCGTTCAGTTGGATCGTCGACTTGCCCGCGGCCGTCGCGTCGTTGTGGTTGTCCCGTCAATGGCGACTCCTGTCGGCGCTGAAGGTGCCTCTGCTCGCGATGCTCCACATCGGTTTCCTGTGGCTCGGCATTGCCTGGTCGTTGTTCGCCATCCAGTCGACGGCCGCGTTGGGCGGAGTGCAGATCCTGGGGCTGGCACCGCTTCATGCGTTGGGGGTCGGTTTCTTCGGTTCCGTATTGATGGGGATGGTGTCGCGCGTGACCTTGGGCCATTCCGGCCGGAAGCTGACCGCAGACCGGCTCACCTGGGGCCTCTTTCTGACGCTCGAGTTGGTGGCGGTAACGCGGGTGTTCGCTGAATTGGTGCCCGCAGGATGGGCGCCGTGGGCGATGCTGGTCTCCGTTCTCGGGTGGGTCGGCGTGTTCGGCTCATGGGCGGTCCGCTATGTGCCGATCTACCTGCGTCCGCGCGCCGACGGCCGTCCGGGGTGA
- a CDS encoding Crp/Fnr family transcriptional regulator, with product MSTPPTDIPTQLRHISFFGQLSDEDLAHIARYTRERHLEKGEVLFQRGDAVHGFYFVVSGQMKLAVSSPQGNEKVVEIISPMQTFGEAVMFLNRPYPVFAEALSPTHLLHIGQAVVSELIDQDVGFARKLLAGMAIRLHGMIQDVETYSLRSSMQRVIGYLLQQAETAGGNTSRDIELPTSKQVIASRLNLTPETLSRIFHDLNNAGLITVHGKHITLHDPNRLARHQG from the coding sequence ATGTCCACACCCCCAACCGACATACCAACCCAGCTGCGTCATATTTCGTTCTTCGGTCAGCTTTCCGACGAAGACCTTGCACACATCGCTCGCTACACTCGCGAGCGCCACCTCGAAAAAGGCGAAGTCCTTTTCCAACGGGGCGATGCCGTCCATGGCTTCTACTTCGTCGTATCGGGACAGATGAAGCTCGCCGTGTCATCCCCCCAGGGCAATGAAAAGGTCGTCGAGATCATCAGCCCGATGCAGACCTTCGGCGAGGCGGTGATGTTTCTGAACCGTCCCTACCCCGTCTTCGCCGAAGCGCTTTCTCCAACCCACCTGCTTCACATCGGTCAGGCCGTGGTGTCCGAACTGATCGATCAGGACGTAGGCTTCGCCCGCAAGCTCCTGGCCGGCATGGCAATCCGTCTCCACGGCATGATCCAGGACGTCGAAACCTACTCCCTGCGCTCGAGCATGCAGCGCGTGATCGGCTACCTGCTGCAGCAGGCGGAAACCGCGGGCGGCAACACCAGCCGCGACATCGAGCTCCCCACAAGCAAGCAGGTCATCGCCTCACGGCTCAATCTCACGCCCGAGACCCTTTCGCGGATCTTCCACGACCTGAACAACGCCGGCCTGATCACGGTACACGGCAAGCACATCACCCTGCACGACCCGAACCGCCTCGCCCGCCATCAGGGGTAG
- a CDS encoding alpha/beta hydrolase, producing MAAPIVHAQLAWLAHPQELMEHFLSLSSDLSRLQWHSMLRAVGMRSRDPISPNSDDARFVDPAWTEAASWDLTKEWYLAVTRHVQDMLYDTPGLSSKERRRAAFWWRKWLNAVAPTNFFWTNPVAIRKAVESRGDSLAQGWQNFMADVEAGEIRMSSPGDFKVGETLGTAPGAVVFRNDLLEVIHYSATSAKVHAEPVVIVTPWINKFYILDLVPKKSMVRFLLDQGLDVFITSWKNPDGAMRDVTFDRYLEDGVHAIVETARRLTGARRVHAAGYCIGGTALAMYMAWANRRFGPEEVPVADWTLFTTLVDFHKPGDIEVFIDDASVRYLTEGMARKGYLDGKEMASAFRLLRSNSLIWHYVEHSWLYGEAPQPFDVLYWNMDTTRMPFAMHAWYLRELYLKNRLIEPGGLTVAGEQIDLSKITQPLYAVSAEDDHIAPWVQTFRINNFVTGPKRFVLSSSGHILGIVNPPVNPPKRTYWVADPHRSDKAEDWRNHAEEHAGSWWTDWMAWLKPRCGELVDARPAASADFPALAAAPGTYVLER from the coding sequence ATGGCAGCGCCGATCGTGCACGCGCAACTGGCGTGGCTGGCGCATCCGCAGGAATTGATGGAGCACTTCCTGAGTCTGTCGAGCGACCTGTCCCGTTTGCAGTGGCACTCGATGCTGCGTGCTGTCGGTATGCGGAGTAGGGACCCGATCAGCCCCAATAGCGACGATGCGCGCTTTGTCGATCCGGCATGGACCGAGGCGGCGAGCTGGGATCTGACGAAGGAATGGTACCTGGCCGTGACGCGGCACGTGCAGGACATGCTTTACGACACACCCGGTTTGTCCAGCAAGGAACGTCGTCGTGCCGCGTTCTGGTGGCGGAAATGGCTCAATGCGGTGGCGCCGACGAACTTTTTCTGGACGAATCCGGTTGCCATCCGTAAAGCGGTCGAGAGTCGCGGTGACAGCTTGGCACAGGGGTGGCAGAACTTCATGGCCGACGTCGAGGCGGGCGAGATCAGGATGAGCAGCCCCGGGGACTTCAAGGTCGGGGAAACGCTGGGAACGGCTCCCGGTGCCGTGGTGTTCCGAAATGACCTGCTCGAAGTGATCCATTATTCGGCGACGTCGGCGAAGGTCCATGCCGAGCCCGTGGTGATCGTCACGCCGTGGATCAACAAGTTCTACATCCTCGATCTCGTGCCCAAGAAGAGCATGGTGCGCTTCCTGCTCGACCAGGGACTCGACGTCTTCATCACCAGCTGGAAAAACCCGGATGGGGCAATGCGGGACGTCACCTTCGACCGCTACCTGGAGGACGGCGTGCACGCGATCGTGGAAACCGCCCGTCGCTTGACCGGCGCGCGTCGTGTGCATGCTGCCGGCTACTGCATCGGCGGGACGGCTCTGGCGATGTACATGGCGTGGGCGAACCGGCGCTTCGGCCCCGAGGAGGTGCCAGTTGCCGACTGGACGCTCTTCACGACCCTTGTGGATTTCCACAAACCGGGCGACATCGAGGTGTTCATCGATGACGCTAGTGTTCGGTACCTGACCGAGGGCATGGCGCGTAAGGGCTACCTCGACGGCAAGGAGATGGCTTCTGCCTTCCGGCTCTTGCGCTCGAACAGCCTGATCTGGCATTACGTGGAGCACAGCTGGCTCTATGGCGAAGCCCCGCAGCCCTTCGACGTCCTTTACTGGAACATGGACACGACGCGCATGCCGTTTGCGATGCATGCGTGGTATTTGCGCGAACTCTATCTGAAGAACCGCCTCATCGAGCCGGGAGGACTGACGGTGGCGGGAGAACAGATTGATCTGTCGAAGATCACGCAGCCGCTGTACGCAGTGTCGGCGGAGGATGATCACATTGCGCCCTGGGTGCAGACCTTCCGCATCAATAACTTCGTGACCGGCCCGAAACGTTTCGTCCTGTCGAGCTCCGGACACATCCTCGGCATCGTCAATCCGCCGGTAAATCCCCCCAAAAGGACGTACTGGGTGGCCGACCCACATCGTTCCGATAAGGCGGAGGATTGGCGCAATCACGCCGAAGAACATGCCGGCAGCTGGTGGACCGACTGGATGGCATGGCTTAAGCCCCGCTGCGGCGAGCTTGTCGACGCGCGTCCTGCTGCATCAGCCGACTTCCCGGCTCTGGCCGCCGCTCCCGGCACATACGTCCTGGAACGTTGA
- a CDS encoding universal stress protein, whose product MFKHILVPTDGSPLSEGTVSRAVLFAKDAGARITFFYAQPDFPMPIYGEGALIDPTTPEQFSKAAADEAKRILDAAKSIADAAGVNSDTDTVVNEVPYEAVIDAAERHGCDLIFMASHGRRGIAGLLLGSETQKVLTHTSIPVLVYR is encoded by the coding sequence ATGTTCAAGCACATACTCGTCCCGACTGATGGCTCACCGCTGTCCGAGGGGACGGTTTCACGCGCGGTATTGTTCGCCAAGGACGCCGGCGCCCGGATCACATTCTTCTACGCCCAGCCCGATTTCCCGATGCCAATCTACGGAGAGGGAGCACTGATCGATCCGACAACGCCGGAGCAGTTCAGCAAGGCCGCTGCCGACGAGGCGAAACGGATCCTGGACGCCGCCAAGTCGATCGCCGACGCGGCCGGAGTCAACTCCGATACCGACACGGTAGTCAATGAAGTCCCGTACGAAGCGGTAATCGACGCTGCCGAGCGCCACGGGTGCGACCTGATCTTCATGGCGTCCCATGGCCGCCGCGGCATCGCAGGACTACTACTGGGCAGCGAAACCCAGAAAGTCCTCACGCACACGTCGATCCCTGTGCTGGTGTATCGCTAG
- a CDS encoding FixH family protein gives MRLAKTFETSEPWYRHGWLWFLISIPAVAVVTGLVTLWLAVRTADGLVVDDYYQEGKTIQKTIARTTRAAELGLAAEVTMRADEVSLQLSAADGVALPETLLLTIAHPTRSGMDQALTLRKRDGAYVAPLAPLVSGHWLLQLEDDSRNWRMTTTISVPVSGPVRMVPSAG, from the coding sequence ATGCGGTTGGCAAAAACATTTGAGACTTCTGAGCCCTGGTATCGGCATGGGTGGCTCTGGTTCCTCATTTCGATTCCTGCCGTTGCGGTCGTGACCGGGCTCGTGACGCTGTGGCTTGCGGTCCGCACTGCCGATGGCTTGGTGGTCGACGATTACTACCAGGAAGGGAAGACTATCCAGAAGACGATCGCGCGCACGACGCGGGCGGCGGAGCTTGGCCTTGCTGCAGAGGTGACGATGCGCGCGGACGAGGTGAGTCTGCAACTCTCTGCTGCTGACGGCGTTGCCTTGCCCGAAACTCTGCTGCTCACGATTGCGCATCCTACCCGTTCGGGAATGGACCAAGCGCTGACGCTGCGCAAGCGCGACGGCGCCTACGTGGCCCCGCTTGCTCCTTTGGTTTCCGGACACTGGTTGCTGCAACTGGAGGACGACTCGCGAAACTGGCGCATGACGACGACGATCAGCGTGCCGGTCAGCGGGCCCGTAAGGATGGTTCCGTCAGCGGGGTAA
- the ccoG gene encoding cytochrome c oxidase accessory protein CcoG — MGDPLPKKKVVVPLVRATKSEGLYAARQKLHVRSVTGRFATWRWVLVWATQLLYYGLPWLRWNDRQAVLFHLTERKFYLFDWIFWPQDVFYLAILLIISAYALFFFTAIAGRLWCGYACPQTVYTEIFMWIEEKIEGDHIRRRKLEAAPLDGRKLALRGAKYTAWALLSLWTGFTLVAYFTPVDELLRSAASFSFGPWELFWILFYGGFTYLFAGVMREQVCKYMCPYARFQSVMFDPDTLVITYDADRGNPRGSRKKGVDPRAVGLGDCIDCGICVQVCPTGIDIRDGLQYECIGCSACIDGCDQVMDKMGYPRGLIRYSTENAVKQHWGRRDIIAHVLRPRTLIYGSILALVSLAMIWGLATRSDLRVDIIRDRATLAREVPGEMVENVYQLQIMNMLETRRTVDVKVSGLEGIRIDGLSQIELQPASTEAVTVRVRVPEHDVAEGSHEITFNITVPDDPRLAVHERTTFIIPH; from the coding sequence ATGGGCGATCCGCTGCCGAAGAAGAAAGTCGTCGTACCTCTGGTTCGTGCGACGAAGTCCGAGGGGCTTTATGCCGCTCGGCAAAAGCTCCATGTGCGATCGGTTACCGGGCGCTTCGCAACCTGGCGGTGGGTCCTCGTTTGGGCTACTCAGCTCTTGTACTACGGCTTGCCGTGGTTGAGATGGAATGATCGGCAGGCCGTCCTGTTCCACCTCACCGAACGGAAGTTCTATCTGTTCGACTGGATTTTTTGGCCGCAGGACGTCTTCTATCTCGCGATCCTGCTGATCATTTCGGCTTATGCGCTGTTCTTCTTCACAGCGATCGCAGGGCGACTGTGGTGCGGCTATGCCTGTCCGCAGACGGTCTACACCGAGATCTTCATGTGGATCGAAGAGAAGATCGAGGGCGACCACATTCGACGACGCAAGCTCGAGGCGGCCCCGCTCGATGGGCGCAAATTGGCCTTGCGAGGCGCCAAATACACTGCCTGGGCGCTGCTCTCGCTCTGGACCGGGTTTACGCTTGTCGCTTATTTCACCCCGGTTGACGAGTTGCTGCGCTCGGCTGCGAGCTTCAGTTTCGGACCCTGGGAGCTTTTCTGGATCCTGTTCTACGGCGGCTTCACCTATCTTTTTGCCGGCGTGATGCGCGAACAGGTGTGCAAGTACATGTGCCCCTATGCACGCTTCCAGAGCGTTATGTTCGATCCCGATACGCTCGTGATCACCTACGACGCGGATCGCGGCAATCCGCGGGGCTCGCGCAAGAAGGGCGTCGACCCTCGCGCGGTGGGACTTGGAGACTGTATCGATTGCGGGATCTGCGTTCAGGTCTGCCCGACGGGCATCGATATCCGCGACGGTCTCCAGTACGAATGTATCGGCTGTTCGGCCTGCATCGACGGATGCGATCAGGTCATGGACAAGATGGGTTATCCCCGCGGACTCATCCGCTATTCGACCGAGAATGCGGTCAAGCAGCACTGGGGGCGGCGAGACATCATCGCTCACGTACTGCGCCCGCGTACCTTGATCTACGGCAGCATCCTGGCGCTAGTCTCTCTTGCAATGATCTGGGGGCTGGCTACCCGCTCGGATTTGAGAGTGGACATCATCCGCGACCGCGCCACGCTTGCGCGGGAGGTCCCGGGAGAAATGGTCGAAAACGTCTATCAACTTCAGATCATGAACATGCTTGAAACCCGGCGCACGGTGGACGTCAAGGTTTCCGGGCTCGAGGGTATTCGTATCGATGGCCTGAGCCAGATTGAACTTCAACCTGCGAGCACCGAAGCCGTAACCGTCAGGGTTCGCGTGCCCGAGCATGACGTGGCGGAGGGTTCGCATGAGATCACGTTCAATATCACTGTTCCGGATGATCCTCGGCTTGCAGTGCACGAGCGCACCACTTTCATCATTCCACACTAA
- the ccoP gene encoding cytochrome-c oxidase, cbb3-type subunit III, protein MADFVSGFWNMYVMGLVGLSLLFCLFVLMSNNKRETGPVELHGHVWDENLAEYNNPLPRWWLYLFWATLVFSAVYLVIYPGFGNKKGILGWSSAGQYAAEMKAAEERYAPIFDKYKGMEIPAVAADPEARAAGKRLFVTYCAQCHGSDAHGAKGFPNLTDKVWNWGGDPATIKTTITGGRMAMMPAFGPILGAEGVKDVANYVRSLSGLAHDSLRAQRGAELFQQNCVACHGPEAKGTPAMGAPNLTDEDWLYASNETTVIETITKGRTNRMPGFGEFLGEAKVHLLASYVYSLSNNPAK, encoded by the coding sequence ATGGCTGACTTTGTAAGCGGCTTCTGGAACATGTATGTGATGGGCCTGGTGGGACTGAGCCTGTTGTTCTGCTTGTTCGTGCTGATGTCGAACAACAAGCGGGAAACGGGGCCAGTTGAACTGCATGGCCATGTTTGGGACGAAAACCTGGCCGAGTACAACAACCCGCTGCCACGCTGGTGGCTGTACCTGTTCTGGGCCACCCTGGTGTTTTCAGCGGTGTACCTCGTCATTTACCCCGGCTTCGGCAACAAGAAGGGCATACTGGGCTGGAGTTCGGCCGGACAGTATGCGGCCGAGATGAAGGCCGCTGAGGAGCGTTACGCGCCGATATTCGACAAGTACAAGGGGATGGAGATTCCGGCGGTTGCGGCGGATCCAGAAGCTCGTGCGGCGGGCAAGCGCCTGTTCGTCACCTACTGCGCGCAATGCCACGGCTCGGATGCGCACGGGGCCAAGGGATTCCCGAACCTCACCGACAAGGTGTGGAACTGGGGCGGCGATCCGGCCACCATCAAGACGACGATCACTGGCGGTCGCATGGCGATGATGCCCGCGTTCGGACCGATCCTCGGTGCCGAAGGGGTGAAGGACGTTGCCAATTACGTTCGTTCGCTGTCGGGTCTCGCGCACGATTCGCTGCGTGCGCAACGGGGTGCGGAACTGTTCCAGCAAAACTGCGTCGCATGCCATGGGCCGGAAGCGAAGGGCACTCCGGCGATGGGCGCTCCCAATCTGACCGACGAGGATTGGCTATATGCGTCGAACGAGACGACCGTGATCGAGACGATCACCAAGGGACGCACGAACCGGATGCCTGGTTTCGGGGAATTCCTCGGCGAGGCGAAGGTCCACCTGCTGGCCTCGTACGTGTATAGCTTGTCGAATAATCCGGCGAAGTAG